TCGGCTTGGCGGTTCGCGCGAGAAGATGGCGCCGGAACGGTCACTGACGATCCGCGCTCCATCTACATGGCCGACGGATTCCAACCGGGGAAGATCTACGAGGCGGTCTATCGCGCGAAGGAGGCGGTGGTCGTCGGGACGGGATTGGCGGCGGTGCGGGACATCATCTCGTTCCTGAAATACGACCCGTCGAGCCCGGCGCCGACGCGATTCGGGATCGCCTACGGGGTGTCGCAAACGGGGCGCCTGCTCCGGCACTTCCTCTATCAGGGATTCAACGCGGACGAGCAGGGCCGCCGAGCCTACGACGGCATCTTCTCACACACTGCCGGGGCGGGACGGGGAAGCTTCAACCACCGGTTCGCCCAACCCTCGCGCGACGCGCAGCCGTACACGACGTTCTTCTACCCGACAGATGTTTTCCCCTTCACCAGCGTCGAGGAAGTCGATCCCGACACGGGTGCGCGCGATGGGCTGCTGTCGCACGCGGGTCCAACGGCCAACCTGCCAAAGGTGTTCTACGTGGACGGTGGCTACGAGTACTGGGGGCGTGCGGCGTCGCTGACGCACACGACAGTGGACGGTCGGCACGACGTGGGATTCACGCGGCGCGAGCGCCGCTACGTCATCGCGTCGGCGCAGCATTCCAGCCCCGCGCCGTTCCCGCCGCCGCCTGCCTCTCGCGACCAGGCGGCGCCGTCGTACCGCGGCAACGTGATGGACCAGCGGCTCGCGCTGCGGGCGCTCTTCGTCGCGCTCTCCGATTGGGTGGTGCGCGGAACCCTTCCTCCTCCGTCTTCGTATCCCACCCTTGCGCGCGGCGAGTTGACGTCGTCCGACCGGCTGACGTTCCCGAAGATACCTGGCGTTGCGGTGGCGCGCATCCCGGCGCAGCCGTACCGCATGGACTTCGGCCCCCACTGGACGGACGGCATCGTCGAACTCGAACCGCCTCGTCTCGGCGCGCCGTTCAAGGTGCTCGTGCCCCGCGTGGACGGCTTCGGGAACGACGCAGCCGGCATCCGCAGCGTGGAACTTCGCGTGCCGCTGGCGACCTACCTGCCGTGGCACCTTCGCACCGGGCTGCCGGCGGGAACGGATCGGCTGATGAGTTTCACGGGGACGTTCATCCCGCTTCCCCGGACAGAACGCGGCCGGACAGCCAGCGGTGACGCACGTCCGGCCATTGCGCGTCTGTACCCGAGCCGGGCCGCGTTCCTGACGCGCGTCGATGCGGCTTCGCGCACCCTCGTGCGCGAGCGGTTCATGCTGCCCGGCGACGTCCCTGCCGCCCGCCAGCGGATGGCCGAGACGTGGGACTGGATCGCGCAACAGGATCAGTGACCTGTCGGCCCACCGTGATGACGAGAGGACAGCCATGCACTACCTGTTGTTCTATGACGCCGCCCCGGGGTACGTGGAACGGCGAGCCGAGTTCCGCTCTGCGCATCTGGCGCTGGCCTGGCAGGCGCACGCCCGCAGGGAACTGGTCCTCGGTGGGGCGCTCTCGGATCCGATCGACGGAGCCGTACTCCTCTTTCAA
This is a stretch of genomic DNA from Vicinamibacterales bacterium. It encodes these proteins:
- a CDS encoding alpha/beta hydrolase domain-containing protein — protein: MVNRLRAVVGAVRVGAVLPVLVVALFALLVNTTAVDARVVKVVVDSRAAVAGGLAFGAAGAYERIAGRVFYAFDPSNPQDRQIVDLSLAPRNAAGEVEAWGEVVILRPVDASRSSGLTLVDVTNRGNQTTFVFHLGARRDLAPDSPEYYGDALLLRRGVTIVAIGWQWDVPPQAGLLHFHPPAVGGADHPVTGMVRCDVTVDTPTRTISLGHTVGASRALAYPVADQDDAANVLTVRDDPVGERRVVPRSAWRFAREDGAGTVTDDPRSIYMADGFQPGKIYEAVYRAKEAVVVGTGLAAVRDIISFLKYDPSSPAPTRFGIAYGVSQTGRLLRHFLYQGFNADEQGRRAYDGIFSHTAGAGRGSFNHRFAQPSRDAQPYTTFFYPTDVFPFTSVEEVDPDTGARDGLLSHAGPTANLPKVFYVDGGYEYWGRAASLTHTTVDGRHDVGFTRRERRYVIASAQHSSPAPFPPPPASRDQAAPSYRGNVMDQRLALRALFVALSDWVVRGTLPPPSSYPTLARGELTSSDRLTFPKIPGVAVARIPAQPYRMDFGPHWTDGIVELEPPRLGAPFKVLVPRVDGFGNDAAGIRSVELRVPLATYLPWHLRTGLPAGTDRLMSFTGTFIPLPRTERGRTASGDARPAIARLYPSRAAFLTRVDAASRTLVRERFMLPGDVPAARQRMAETWDWIAQQDQ
- a CDS encoding YciI-like protein, producing the protein MHYLLFYDAAPGYVERRAEFRSAHLALAWQAHARRELVLGGALSDPIDGAVLLFQGDSPAVAERFAAADPYVRNGLVSSWRVRAWTTVVGDDAATPIRPPS